From the genome of Colwellia psychrerythraea 34H, one region includes:
- a CDS encoding glutathione S-transferase family protein codes for MITLYGFGKCFNVMDASPFVVKVDLFMRMANIPCQVKYGAKYLKKSPKGKLPFINDNGTVVADSDAIITYLTKQYQVTLDAELTPEQKAQAHLITKSLDEGLYWCLVYSRWATDECWPLTNEAFFATLPIPLRWFLPNIIRKSVKKNLHGQGVGRHSLEEILAISDKSLASLSTLLADKNFFFGDTHTSFDAVVYSHLCEFISVRFDNGFESKFTKNAKRYQNLVQFCQRIEDKFYPEK; via the coding sequence ATGATTACACTTTATGGGTTTGGCAAGTGCTTTAATGTGATGGACGCTAGTCCATTTGTGGTTAAGGTTGATCTTTTTATGCGTATGGCGAATATTCCATGCCAGGTTAAATATGGCGCCAAGTATTTAAAAAAATCACCAAAAGGTAAATTACCTTTCATCAATGATAACGGTACAGTGGTGGCTGATTCTGATGCCATAATCACCTACTTAACAAAACAGTATCAGGTAACTTTAGATGCCGAATTAACACCAGAGCAGAAAGCACAAGCTCATTTAATAACTAAGTCATTAGATGAAGGTCTTTATTGGTGTTTGGTTTATTCTCGTTGGGCGACGGATGAATGTTGGCCGTTAACCAATGAAGCTTTCTTTGCTACTTTACCGATACCACTGCGCTGGTTTTTACCTAATATTATTCGTAAATCGGTAAAGAAAAACCTTCATGGCCAAGGCGTTGGTCGTCACTCATTAGAAGAAATTCTCGCTATTTCAGATAAGAGCTTAGCGTCATTGTCCACGCTTTTGGCAGATAAAAATTTTTTCTTTGGCGACACTCATACCTCATTTGATGCCGTCGTTTATTCGCATTTATGTGAGTTTATTTCAGTGCGCTTTGATAACGGTTTTGAAAGTAAATTTACTAAAAATGCCAAAAGATACCAAAATCTAGTACAATTTTGTCAACGTATTGAAGACAAATTTTATCCCGAGAAATAA
- the guaB gene encoding IMP dehydrogenase — protein sequence MLRIAQEALTFDDVLLVPAHSTVLPHTADLKTKLTRKINLNVPLVSASMDTVTESRLAIKLAQEGGLGFIHKNMTIAEQAKHVCKVKKYESGIVSDPVTVSTDFTIEQVMHKADDLGFSGFPVVDDKNNLVGIITGRDLRFETDLTKSVSSLMTVKEKLITVKEGAAREEILGLMHTNRIEKILVVDDAFKLVGLITAKDYQKAENKPDACKDELGRLRVGAAVGVGAGTDERIDALVTAGVDVLLIDTSHGHSQGVIDRVSETRQKYPDLQIIAGNVATGSGARALADVGVDAVKVGIGPGSICTTRIVTGVGVPQLTAISNAVEALKGTGIPVIADGGIRFSGDIAKALVAGAHCVMVGSMLAGTEESPGEVELYQGRYYKSYRGMGSLGAMAQKDGSSDRYFQKSEGEADKLVPEGIEGRVAYKGPVSAIIHQQMGGIRSSMGLTGCATIEEMRTKPEFMKITSAGMGESHVHDVTITKEAPNYRMG from the coding sequence ATGCTAAGAATTGCCCAAGAAGCTTTAACTTTTGATGATGTATTACTTGTACCTGCTCATTCGACAGTACTCCCACACACGGCTGATTTAAAAACTAAATTAACCCGTAAAATTAATTTGAACGTACCTTTGGTATCTGCGTCTATGGACACAGTAACTGAGTCACGCCTAGCAATTAAGTTAGCGCAAGAAGGTGGTTTAGGTTTTATTCATAAAAATATGACTATTGCTGAACAAGCGAAACATGTTTGTAAAGTGAAGAAATATGAAAGCGGTATTGTTTCAGATCCTGTAACAGTAAGTACTGACTTTACTATTGAACAAGTCATGCATAAAGCTGACGACTTAGGTTTTTCAGGTTTCCCTGTAGTAGATGATAAAAACAACTTAGTTGGTATCATTACAGGCCGTGATTTACGTTTTGAAACTGATTTAACTAAATCGGTCTCTTCACTAATGACAGTGAAAGAAAAGTTAATCACGGTTAAAGAAGGTGCTGCACGCGAAGAAATTTTAGGTTTAATGCACACTAACCGTATTGAAAAAATATTAGTAGTTGATGATGCTTTCAAATTAGTCGGTCTTATTACTGCAAAAGATTACCAAAAAGCTGAAAATAAGCCTGACGCGTGTAAAGACGAATTAGGTCGTTTACGTGTTGGCGCTGCTGTTGGTGTTGGTGCAGGAACTGATGAGCGTATTGACGCGTTAGTTACTGCTGGTGTTGATGTTTTATTAATTGATACTTCACACGGCCATTCTCAAGGTGTTATTGACCGTGTGAGTGAAACCCGCCAAAAATATCCTGATTTACAAATCATTGCAGGTAACGTTGCAACAGGCTCTGGCGCAAGAGCACTAGCCGATGTTGGTGTTGATGCGGTTAAAGTAGGCATAGGCCCAGGTTCAATCTGTACTACGCGTATTGTTACCGGTGTTGGTGTTCCACAATTAACAGCTATTTCAAATGCGGTAGAAGCATTAAAAGGTACAGGTATTCCAGTTATCGCTGATGGTGGCATCCGTTTCTCAGGTGATATAGCTAAAGCACTAGTTGCTGGCGCACACTGCGTAATGGTTGGCAGTATGTTGGCTGGCACTGAAGAGTCACCAGGTGAAGTTGAACTTTATCAAGGTCGTTATTACAAGTCTTACCGTGGTATGGGGTCTTTAGGCGCTATGGCGCAAAAAGATGGCTCAAGTGATCGATACTTCCAAAAATCTGAAGGCGAAGCAGACAAATTAGTACCAGAAGGTATTGAAGGTCGTGTTGCTTATAAAGGTCCAGTATCAGCTATTATTCATCAGCAAATGGGTGGCATACGTTCATCAATGGGCTTGACTGGATGTGCCACTATTGAAGAGATGCGTACTAAGCCAGAGTTTATGAAAATTACCTCTGCGGGCATGGGCGAGTCGCATGTTCATGATGTAACCATCACCAAAGAAGCGCCTAACTATCGTATGGGTTAG
- a CDS encoding sensor domain-containing diguanylate cyclase gives MRFNYRIVFIITALVFTLSATLTVINYLTSMETTREQLKNSALPLTIDNIYTEIQKNIIEPNLIASMMAHDTFLIDWLSHEEDDQQQIVHYLETIQNKYQMFTAFLVSDKSRNYYSAKGMLDKVDKKSPNSQWYLDFQKTSELSEINIDYNTHMGSELIMFINHKILDSDYHMIGATGVGLKTSYINDMLKVFRQRYQFSVYFVDVNGKVVIAEQNVKKLNNLSDIPDLARQLSDIIGKGSQVFEYTEAGEAFLLNRKYISELDLYIIVEAKVNNFTQAAEETFYLNVLLSTVITLLISFIIVLYVRKIHLKLDKLASNDDLTNLPNRRSFHDELAKQLLLKERYNSELSLLFIDIDNFKKVNDTKGHDVGDKVLKSLANVLNGNVRKSDFVARWGGEEFIILLIGSDINQAQVIAEQLRSQIANSKHLSQYAQQQVTISLGATSVTNEDNIDTILKRADLALYKAKSKGKNCVVSD, from the coding sequence ATGCGCTTTAATTACCGAATTGTTTTTATTATCACTGCCTTAGTTTTTACTTTGTCTGCCACCTTAACGGTAATTAACTATTTAACTTCGATGGAGACGACTCGGGAGCAACTAAAAAATAGTGCCCTGCCGTTAACAATAGATAATATATATACTGAAATTCAGAAAAATATCATTGAACCTAATCTCATTGCCTCAATGATGGCGCACGATACTTTTTTAATTGACTGGCTATCACATGAAGAAGATGATCAGCAGCAAATTGTACATTACTTAGAAACCATTCAAAATAAATACCAGATGTTTACCGCCTTTCTTGTATCAGATAAAAGCCGGAACTACTACTCAGCCAAAGGAATGTTGGATAAAGTTGATAAAAAAAGTCCTAATAGTCAGTGGTATTTAGATTTTCAAAAGACCTCTGAACTAAGCGAAATAAATATAGATTACAATACCCATATGGGCAGTGAACTTATCATGTTTATCAACCATAAAATCCTTGATAGTGATTATCATATGATAGGCGCCACAGGTGTAGGGTTAAAAACATCTTACATCAATGATATGTTAAAAGTTTTCAGACAACGTTATCAGTTTTCAGTTTACTTTGTAGATGTTAATGGCAAGGTTGTGATTGCTGAACAAAACGTGAAAAAATTGAATAACCTGAGCGATATACCTGATCTAGCGAGGCAACTTTCAGACATTATTGGCAAAGGAAGTCAGGTGTTTGAATACACAGAGGCGGGAGAAGCTTTTCTACTTAATAGAAAATATATTAGTGAATTAGACTTATATATTATCGTTGAGGCCAAGGTTAACAACTTTACCCAAGCGGCTGAAGAAACCTTTTATCTCAACGTACTACTCTCAACAGTTATCACCCTACTTATCAGCTTTATCATTGTGCTTTATGTTAGAAAAATTCATTTAAAATTAGATAAACTGGCCAGTAATGACGACCTAACTAACTTACCTAACAGACGTAGTTTTCATGATGAACTCGCAAAGCAATTATTACTCAAAGAACGTTATAATAGCGAGCTGTCTCTTTTATTTATTGATATTGATAACTTCAAAAAGGTTAACGACACCAAGGGACATGACGTTGGTGATAAAGTACTAAAGTCTTTAGCAAATGTTTTAAATGGTAATGTGAGAAAAAGTGATTTTGTTGCGCGATGGGGAGGAGAGGAATTCATTATCCTTTTAATCGGCTCTGATATTAATCAAGCCCAAGTTATTGCTGAGCAACTTCGTTCACAAATTGCCAATAGTAAACATTTATCCCAATATGCCCAACAACAAGTTACCATTAGTTTAGGGGCAACGTCTGTGACTAATGAAGATAATATCGATACGATTTTAAAACGTGCTGATTTGGCTTTATACAAAGCTAAATCTAAGGGAAAAAACTGCGTTGTGTCAGACTAG
- a CDS encoding RidA family protein: MIERLETKPRMSRIVKHHGTIYLCGQVAADATKDITEQTQTMLDKVDALLIQAGSDRKHILSATIYVKDMSYFADMNAVWDAWVPEGYAPARACVAAKMAREALLVEISVVAAEI; the protein is encoded by the coding sequence ATGATTGAAAGATTAGAAACTAAACCAAGAATGAGTCGAATAGTTAAGCATCACGGGACTATTTACTTATGTGGTCAAGTTGCAGCAGATGCGACTAAAGATATCACCGAACAAACGCAAACCATGCTTGATAAAGTTGATGCATTATTAATTCAAGCAGGTAGTGATAGAAAGCACATATTATCTGCGACTATTTATGTTAAAGACATGAGCTACTTTGCTGATATGAATGCCGTATGGGATGCATGGGTGCCAGAAGGATATGCACCAGCACGCGCTTGCGTTGCTGCTAAAATGGCGAGAGAAGCATTGCTTGTTGAAATTTCAGTGGTTGCAGCAGAAATATAA
- the xseA gene encoding exodeoxyribonuclease VII large subunit — protein sequence MSQQHILQISELTKKVRFILESELNTVWLTGEVSNFIAASSGHWYLSLKDAKSQVKCAMFKGSNRRVRLSTGAAPSNGQQVLVRAKVSLYEPRGDFQLIIEHMEDAGTGLLRQQYEQLKNKLNNQGIFDLSRKQQLPKNISCVGIVTSPTGAAVKDILTVLKRRNPNIKAIIYPSLVQGEYAQGDICHAIESANSRNECDVLIVGRGGGSLEDLWPFNEESVVHAIYKSALPIISAVGHEIDTTLSDYVADLRAPTPSAAAELVSSDSSELLNQLLMFKQRLIKAQQNKLVYLGNEQSYLQHRLSQVHPEQQLQLQQQKADELSLRLKQAMKRNIEQVQSKPIQLSQRLLQQSPLKTIQLQQQKIDQNAHRITQAMQNSLQHNSEKFVHLIEQLQLVSPLATIARGYSVTRNSKNEVISKTAQVKIDEEISVQLSDGHINARVI from the coding sequence ATGAGCCAACAGCATATTTTACAAATCAGTGAGTTAACTAAAAAAGTACGTTTTATTCTAGAAAGCGAATTAAACACTGTTTGGTTAACTGGCGAAGTATCAAATTTTATTGCCGCCAGTTCAGGTCATTGGTACTTATCATTGAAAGATGCAAAGTCACAAGTTAAGTGCGCCATGTTTAAGGGAAGCAATAGACGTGTCCGCTTAAGTACGGGTGCAGCTCCGAGTAATGGCCAACAAGTATTAGTTAGAGCAAAAGTATCTTTATATGAGCCACGTGGAGACTTTCAATTAATAATCGAGCATATGGAAGATGCTGGCACGGGATTATTACGTCAACAATACGAACAATTAAAGAATAAACTTAATAACCAAGGTATTTTTGATTTATCTCGTAAACAGCAGCTACCAAAAAATATCAGCTGTGTAGGTATTGTCACTTCACCGACAGGCGCTGCCGTTAAAGATATTTTAACCGTACTGAAACGTCGTAATCCAAATATTAAAGCAATAATCTATCCTTCATTAGTGCAAGGCGAATATGCCCAAGGCGATATTTGTCATGCCATTGAGAGTGCTAACAGTCGCAACGAATGTGATGTACTTATTGTTGGTCGGGGTGGTGGTTCTTTAGAAGATCTATGGCCATTTAATGAGGAAAGTGTTGTTCACGCCATTTATAAAAGTGCATTACCGATAATTAGTGCCGTTGGTCATGAAATTGATACTACCCTGAGTGATTATGTGGCCGATTTACGTGCCCCAACACCCTCTGCAGCTGCAGAGTTAGTATCAAGTGATAGTAGTGAATTACTAAATCAATTACTCATGTTTAAACAGCGCTTGATCAAAGCTCAACAAAACAAGTTAGTGTATTTAGGCAATGAACAAAGTTATTTACAACATCGTTTATCGCAAGTGCATCCCGAACAACAGTTACAGTTACAACAGCAAAAAGCTGATGAATTGAGCTTACGATTAAAGCAAGCAATGAAGCGTAATATAGAACAAGTACAGAGTAAGCCTATTCAGCTTAGCCAACGACTGTTGCAGCAATCTCCCCTAAAGACTATTCAATTACAGCAACAAAAAATTGACCAAAATGCACATAGGATCACGCAAGCAATGCAAAATTCATTGCAACATAACAGTGAAAAATTTGTGCATTTGATTGAGCAATTACAATTAGTTAGTCCACTTGCTACGATAGCAAGGGGTTACAGTGTGACTCGTAATAGTAAAAACGAAGTAATTAGCAAAACCGCACAAGTAAAAATAGATGAAGAAATCAGTGTGCAGCTTAGCGATGGGCACATTAATGCTAGAGTGATATAA
- the der gene encoding ribosome biogenesis GTPase Der, whose protein sequence is MLPVVALVGRPNVGKSTLFNRLTRSRDALVADYPGLTRDRQYGQAEVEEHPFIVIDTGGINGDEQGIDVKMAEQSLMAIEEADAVLFLVDARDGLTAADHGIADHLRKQNKKIFVVANKIDGIHGDSAVAEFYSLGLGEHVHQIAAAHGRGVTQLLTIALTPHIEELGKPKVEEGEASEGEFDDAFFSDKDVELTEEELAKKLEDEPQENDKIKLAIIGRPNVGKSTLTNRILGEERVVVYDMPGTTRDSVYIPMERNGREYTLIDTAGIRRRKNVTDVVEKYSVIKTLRAIEDANVCLLIIDAQEGISDQDLSLLGFILEAGRSLVLAVNKWDGLEDHEKDRIKTELDRRLGFIDFARVHFISALHGTGVGHLYESVEEAFVSATKRISTAMVTKILDMAVFDHQPPLHQGRRIKLKYAHAGGYNPPIIIIHGNSAKKLPMSYKRYLMNYYRKSLKMMGTPIRIQFKDTLNPFAGKKKLNYTEQKKIARATQGYKKD, encoded by the coding sequence ATGCTTCCTGTAGTTGCTCTAGTTGGCCGTCCTAATGTCGGAAAATCAACGTTATTTAACCGTTTAACCCGTAGTCGTGATGCTCTTGTAGCCGATTACCCTGGTCTAACTCGCGATCGTCAATATGGTCAAGCTGAAGTAGAAGAACATCCTTTTATTGTAATTGATACTGGTGGTATTAATGGCGATGAACAAGGTATCGATGTGAAAATGGCTGAACAGTCATTAATGGCGATAGAAGAAGCCGATGCGGTACTGTTTTTAGTTGATGCTCGTGATGGTTTGACTGCAGCTGATCATGGTATTGCTGATCATTTGCGTAAGCAAAATAAAAAAATATTTGTCGTTGCCAACAAGATTGATGGAATTCATGGTGATTCGGCCGTGGCTGAATTTTACTCGTTAGGATTAGGCGAGCATGTTCACCAAATTGCGGCTGCTCATGGTCGTGGTGTTACGCAACTTTTAACGATTGCACTAACGCCTCATATTGAAGAACTTGGCAAGCCCAAAGTAGAAGAGGGTGAAGCAAGTGAAGGTGAGTTTGATGATGCTTTCTTTAGTGATAAGGACGTTGAGCTAACAGAAGAAGAACTTGCTAAGAAGCTTGAAGATGAACCTCAAGAAAATGACAAGATAAAATTAGCGATAATTGGTCGCCCTAATGTCGGAAAATCAACGTTAACCAATCGAATTTTGGGTGAAGAACGTGTTGTCGTTTATGATATGCCTGGTACAACGCGTGATAGCGTTTATATTCCAATGGAACGCAATGGTCGTGAGTACACCTTAATTGATACTGCTGGTATTCGTCGTCGTAAAAATGTTACTGATGTTGTAGAAAAATACTCAGTGATTAAAACGTTGCGCGCCATTGAAGATGCCAACGTTTGTCTTCTTATCATCGATGCTCAAGAAGGCATTAGCGATCAAGATTTGAGCTTATTAGGCTTTATCCTTGAAGCAGGTCGTTCACTGGTTTTAGCCGTCAATAAGTGGGATGGATTAGAAGATCATGAGAAGGATCGTATTAAGACGGAACTTGATCGACGCTTAGGTTTTATTGATTTCGCTCGTGTACATTTCATTTCTGCCTTACATGGTACAGGTGTTGGTCATTTATATGAGTCAGTTGAAGAAGCGTTTGTTTCTGCAACTAAACGTATTTCAACCGCAATGGTAACCAAAATACTTGATATGGCGGTTTTTGATCATCAACCTCCTTTACATCAAGGGCGACGTATTAAGCTTAAATATGCGCATGCTGGTGGTTATAATCCGCCTATAATTATCATTCATGGTAACTCAGCGAAGAAATTACCTATGTCTTATAAACGCTATTTAATGAACTATTATCGTAAGTCATTAAAAATGATGGGAACACCTATCCGTATTCAATTTAAAGATACCTTGAACCCGTTTGCTGGTAAGAAGAAACTGAACTATACCGAGCAAAAGAAAATTGCTCGTGCCACGCAAGGTTATAAAAAAGACTAG
- the guaA gene encoding glutamine-hydrolyzing GMP synthase has protein sequence MSKDIHDHRILILDFGSQYTQLIARRVREIGVYCELWSWDVTEEQIKGFNPTGIILAGGPESVTEANSPRAPEYVYTAGVPVLGICYGMQTMAEQLGGGVESSSHKEFGYAAVELIAQSALFNKVEDSIGDNGNALLDVWMSHGDKVSAIPEGFVTVAQTASCAYGAMANEEKQFYGVQFHPEVTHTKQGSRILENFVVDICKCEKLWTSASIIDDAIAKMKAQVGDDEVILGLSGGVDSSVVAMLLHRAIGDKLTCVFVDNGLLRLDEGQQVMDMFGDHFGLNIIKIEAEDRFLNRLAGESEPEAKRKIIGNVFIDVFEEESNKLDNAKWLAQGTIYPDVIESAASATGKAHVIKSHHNVGGLPDYMKLGLVEPLRELFKDEVRKIGLELGLPYDMLYRHPFPGPGLGVRILGEVKKEYADLLRRADAIFIEELHKHDLYTKVSQAFTVFLPVKSVGVMGDARKYDWVVSLRCVETIDFMTARWSHLPYDFLGLVSNRIINEIDGISRVVYDISGKPPATIEWE, from the coding sequence ATGAGCAAAGACATTCATGATCACCGCATACTAATTCTAGATTTTGGTTCACAATACACACAGTTAATTGCTCGTCGCGTACGTGAAATTGGCGTTTACTGTGAACTTTGGTCTTGGGATGTTACCGAAGAGCAAATTAAAGGTTTTAATCCAACAGGTATTATTCTTGCAGGTGGCCCAGAGTCAGTAACTGAAGCTAACTCTCCTCGTGCACCTGAATATGTATATACTGCTGGCGTACCTGTATTAGGTATTTGTTACGGTATGCAAACAATGGCTGAGCAGCTTGGCGGTGGCGTTGAAAGTTCAAGCCATAAAGAGTTTGGTTATGCTGCTGTTGAATTGATTGCTCAATCTGCGTTATTTAACAAAGTTGAAGACAGTATTGGCGATAACGGTAATGCTTTACTTGACGTTTGGATGAGTCACGGCGATAAAGTGTCAGCTATTCCTGAAGGTTTTGTTACCGTTGCACAAACAGCAAGTTGTGCTTATGGCGCAATGGCTAATGAAGAAAAACAATTCTACGGCGTACAATTTCACCCAGAAGTAACACATACTAAACAAGGTTCTCGTATTTTAGAAAACTTTGTTGTCGATATCTGTAAATGTGAAAAATTATGGACTTCAGCATCAATCATTGATGATGCAATTGCTAAAATGAAAGCACAAGTTGGTGATGACGAAGTTATTCTAGGCCTTTCAGGTGGTGTAGATTCATCAGTAGTTGCTATGTTATTACATCGTGCTATTGGCGATAAACTTACCTGTGTATTTGTTGATAACGGCTTACTTCGTTTAGACGAAGGCCAGCAAGTAATGGATATGTTTGGTGATCACTTCGGTTTAAACATCATTAAGATTGAAGCTGAAGATAGATTTTTAAATCGTTTAGCGGGCGAAAGTGAGCCAGAAGCAAAACGTAAAATTATCGGTAACGTATTTATTGATGTGTTCGAAGAAGAATCGAACAAGCTTGATAATGCAAAATGGTTAGCACAAGGCACTATTTATCCAGACGTAATTGAATCAGCAGCGTCAGCTACGGGTAAAGCACATGTGATTAAATCACACCATAATGTTGGTGGTTTACCTGATTACATGAAATTAGGTTTAGTTGAACCATTACGTGAATTATTTAAAGATGAAGTACGTAAAATTGGCTTAGAGCTAGGTCTACCATACGACATGCTTTATCGTCACCCATTTCCTGGACCTGGTTTAGGTGTACGTATATTAGGTGAAGTGAAAAAAGAATACGCTGACTTATTGCGTCGTGCCGATGCTATCTTCATTGAAGAATTGCACAAGCATGATTTATATACAAAAGTAAGCCAAGCCTTTACCGTATTCTTACCAGTAAAATCAGTGGGCGTTATGGGCGATGCGCGTAAATATGATTGGGTTGTATCTTTACGTTGTGTTGAAACAATCGACTTTATGACGGCGCGTTGGTCACACTTACCATATGATTTCTTAGGCTTGGTTTCTAACCGAATTATTAATGAAATTGATGGTATTTCTCGCGTAGTTTACGATATATCAGGTAAGCCGCCTGCCACCATAGAGTGGGAGTAA
- the bamB gene encoding outer membrane protein assembly factor BamB, producing MRCFDKDFFKGLNTKKVLAIILLTSSLFACSSSDEEDLSTKVAELSDLDNAFDVEILWDQSVGDGVDDYFSRIKPIVAYNKVYSASRTGDVVAYEKESGDKVWQADLSDINDERSFWDSRVSALVAGGPIAGMNKIFLGTENGDVFALDAETGELVWQAKIKGEVITPPAIDAGILVVNSASGVLKGFDASTGEELWKAEQDVPALTLRGISTPVIASGGVLVGSGKGELGVYILEKGQAGWTTEVGEATGSTELQRVIDVDSAPVVFGDKVYAISARGNLVAIELKSGRILWKRQYSSYRQIAVYRNDIYITNTRGHIYALNRIDGIERWSNVELTNRSVTGPAVVDDYVVVGDFEGYLHWLNQETGEIVSRHQIDSSGIYSTPTVVDDVMYSQSRDGDLQVIITPKIVSAAQ from the coding sequence ATGCGTTGTTTTGATAAAGATTTTTTTAAAGGTTTGAATACTAAAAAAGTACTCGCCATTATTTTGCTGACTTCAAGCTTATTCGCTTGTTCATCAAGTGATGAAGAAGACCTTAGCACTAAAGTTGCAGAGCTCTCTGATTTAGATAATGCTTTTGATGTGGAAATATTGTGGGACCAAAGTGTAGGCGATGGTGTAGATGACTACTTTTCGCGTATAAAGCCTATTGTTGCATACAACAAAGTCTATAGCGCCAGTCGTACTGGTGATGTTGTTGCTTATGAAAAAGAGAGTGGCGATAAAGTTTGGCAAGCTGATTTAAGTGACATTAATGATGAACGTAGCTTCTGGGATAGTCGTGTTTCTGCCTTAGTCGCTGGCGGTCCTATTGCAGGTATGAATAAAATATTTCTTGGTACTGAAAACGGTGACGTTTTTGCCTTAGATGCTGAAACAGGTGAGCTAGTATGGCAAGCCAAAATCAAAGGTGAAGTTATTACTCCTCCTGCCATTGATGCTGGTATTTTAGTGGTGAATTCTGCATCAGGTGTACTTAAAGGTTTTGATGCTAGTACTGGTGAAGAGTTATGGAAAGCCGAACAAGATGTTCCTGCTTTAACATTACGTGGTATTAGTACACCGGTTATTGCATCAGGTGGCGTATTAGTAGGCTCTGGCAAGGGTGAGTTAGGTGTATACATTCTTGAGAAGGGTCAAGCAGGTTGGACAACAGAAGTAGGTGAAGCGACAGGTTCAACAGAATTACAACGCGTTATCGATGTTGATTCAGCGCCAGTAGTATTTGGCGATAAAGTTTATGCCATCTCTGCTCGCGGTAACTTGGTTGCAATCGAATTAAAGTCAGGGCGAATTTTATGGAAACGTCAATACTCTTCATACAGACAAATTGCTGTTTATCGTAACGATATTTATATTACCAATACTCGCGGTCATATTTATGCTCTTAATCGAATTGATGGTATTGAACGTTGGAGTAATGTTGAGTTAACTAATCGCAGTGTAACTGGGCCAGCAGTTGTTGATGACTATGTTGTGGTTGGCGATTTTGAAGGTTACTTGCATTGGTTAAATCAAGAGACAGGTGAAATAGTGTCTCGTCATCAAATTGATAGTAGTGGTATATATTCAACGCCAACCGTTGTTGATGATGTAATGTATAGCCAATCACGTGATGGTGACTTACAAGTTATTATTACACCAAAAATTGTCAGTGCTGCTCAATAA
- a CDS encoding PilZ domain-containing protein → MAEPEILIDPTKPSARNLSYLKAGAPIIIDISTPAGQKRKFNTYFIGYLPKKYVLIEFPDSSKLGAFSQYIGQGTVITVRGLIEGRDGAAVAFISTIRQTLQIPSRIMVLDIPNTVTLQQLRSSVRIDTQIVAKVKIDDVYWQTTMTNLSVNGGQLDIINGEKLVLAEDKVIEVLVETSEGEDNIKLDATVCNFKKQVDGVSFGVKFNQVNKQQVIELLYQALV, encoded by the coding sequence ATGGCCGAACCAGAAATCTTAATTGATCCAACTAAACCTTCTGCACGTAATTTATCTTATTTGAAAGCGGGTGCGCCAATCATTATTGATATCTCTACGCCTGCGGGTCAAAAAAGAAAGTTTAATACCTATTTCATTGGCTACTTGCCTAAGAAATATGTCCTCATTGAATTCCCGGATTCCTCAAAATTAGGTGCGTTTTCTCAATATATTGGTCAAGGTACTGTAATTACGGTTCGTGGCCTTATTGAAGGTCGAGATGGTGCCGCAGTTGCTTTTATTAGCACCATCAGGCAAACCTTACAAATTCCCTCCCGTATCATGGTGTTAGACATCCCAAATACCGTAACATTGCAGCAATTACGTTCTTCTGTGCGCATTGACACTCAGATAGTAGCTAAAGTTAAAATTGATGATGTTTACTGGCAAACTACCATGACAAATTTATCTGTTAATGGTGGTCAGTTAGATATTATCAATGGTGAAAAGTTGGTACTGGCTGAAGATAAAGTTATTGAGGTTTTGGTGGAGACGAGTGAAGGAGAAGACAACATTAAGCTTGATGCGACCGTCTGTAATTTTAAGAAGCAAGTTGATGGTGTATCTTTTGGTGTTAAATTCAATCAAGTGAATAAACAACAGGTAATAGAGTTACTCTATCAAGCACTAGTCTGA